Proteins encoded together in one Eublepharis macularius isolate TG4126 chromosome 2, MPM_Emac_v1.0, whole genome shotgun sequence window:
- the LOC129324427 gene encoding hemojuvelin-like — protein MGTPARFKKPRGSAKARFFTEMLFLLLFCRHVHTHCKISRCNSEYLAATRNVRGPSKNAAYCIALRSYSRCTRRTARTCRGNLAYHSAVYGIEDLMIQNNCSRDGPTSPPWPPAPEPNKQSFESLDICDYEKSFARKHGQTPVHQHCAAFGDPHVRTFSDEFYTCRVEGSWPLLDNHYLFVQATSRPVAKGSDATAINKLTIIFKDMKECIDQKVYQAEIDNLPAAFVDGSMNGGERPGGSSLAIREGSPGAHVEIRAAYIGTTIAVRQAGKQLSFSIRVAEEVARSFTEEQDLQLCVGGCPPSQRISRGSCCYSGADPAVEKARLLCKGKLPTEDVYFQSCVFDVVSSGDANFSLAARDAFEDAKAFQLDRKKLHLFQTDAASSPKGSPLLLLLLFLLTAAMSGLQVHLYKDIFIGF, from the exons ATGGGGACACCGGCCCGCTTCAAGAAGCCACGCGGCTCAGCGAAGGCCCGTTTCTTCACGGAAATGCTTTTCCTTCTCCTGTTCTGCAGACACG TTCATACCCACTGCAAGATCTCGCGCTGCAACTCCGAGTACCTGGCTGCCACACGGAACGTGCGTGGCCCTAGCAAGAATGCCGCCTACTGCATCGCCTTGCGCTCCTACTCCCGGTGCACCCGCAGGACAGCGCGCACCTGCCGCGGCAACCTTGCCTATCACTCGGCCGTCTACGGCATTGAAGACCTCATGATACAGAACAACTGTTCCAGGGACGGCCCCACTTCTCCTCCATGGCCGCCTGCCCCGGAACCCAACAAGCAGAGCTTTGAATCTCTCGATATCTGTGACTACGAGAAGAGTTTTGCCCGCAAGCATGGCCAGACCCCTGTGCACCAGCACTGCGCCGCCTTTGGCGATCCCCACGTGCGGACCTTCAGCGACGAATTCTACACCTGCCGCGTGGAGGGTTCCTGGCCGCTCCTAGACAACCACTATTTGTTTGTGCAGGCCACGAGCCGCCCTGTTGCAAAAGGGTCAGACGCCACAGCCATCAACAAG CTGACCATCATATTTAAGGACATGAAGGAATGCATAGATCAGAAGGTGTACCAAGCGGAGATAGACAACCTGCCCGCTGCTTTTGTGGATGGTTCGATGAATGGCGGTGAGCGGCCTGGAGGGAGTAGCTTGGCCATCCGTGAAGGCTCACCGGGGGCGCATGTGGAGATCCGAGCAGCGTACATTGGCACCACTATTGCTGTGCGCCAGGCAGGGAAACAGCTCTCCTTCTCCATCCGGGTGGCTGAGGAAGTGGCCCGCTCTTTCACGGAGGAGCAGGACTTGCAGCTGTGTGTAGGAGGCTGCCCACCCAGCCAGCGCATCTCTCGGGGTTCGTGCTGCTACAGTGGTGCTGACCCAGCTGTAGAGAAGGCCCGTCTGCTGTGCAAAGGGAAACTGCCCACGGAAGACGTCTATTTTCAGTCCTGTGTTTTCGACGTGGTGTCTTCGGGCGATGCTAATTTTTCTCTGGCGGCACGTGACGCCTTCGAGGATGCCAAAGCATTTCAGCTGGACCGTAAGAAACTCCACCTCTTCCAGACGGATGCCGCTTCCTCTCCCAAAGGCtcacctctcctcctcctcctcctcttcctcctcacagcAGCCATGTCTGGACTTCAAGTGCATCTTTACAAGGACATTTTCATTGGTTTTTAG